The proteins below come from a single Oncorhynchus keta strain PuntledgeMale-10-30-2019 chromosome 32, Oket_V2, whole genome shotgun sequence genomic window:
- the pecam1b gene encoding platelet endothelial cell adhesion molecule isoform X2, producing the protein MWEPQQPSVRMVTRLLLLTSALLSTCQAAESPALFTSVTLTLEPSNAVSQGTNLTVRCKALVSSSGFLNRKYTIYKDNTVVYTESITTAEDLIYSLRMARVANTGKYKCKVNIPGKELSSSSEKLTVTGLQTPVLSVDKRVFSEGEEVTVGCKAPGESGVIVFYFYKDSKELYEERVDANHVETRLRFNNAGDHRLHCDYRVILLTDSVPSNASNNVVVTVKELFITPIISVRPHGSMIIEGDNLDISCGVSGNLQNSSGLKVFLSKGPTLLSSGQSKANHSMRALAEHSGEFQCSLEVGNVVKRATENVRITELFSQPVLTMYPTEVFEREKITLTCKSTNYSSDRISASDVKYSIYKDNYTLTPGSFNGIYVVPGVVPNSSGIYSCKADARMISKYSAKLPVQAKVLVSKPEITAIGRVIVGKPFQVRCHSDRGSLPIEYTLWKKYSEVNSTTVQQPHHQAIFTVTVQHYSDMQDYKCEARNNPKIDTVVSNKLNTTVIVPLSNPGLSVVPDLLEVTEGNEMYLICGVEGSPPVTFKWYRRGNVQPLFITTSIQSSASHLIKGVGNEDSGTYYCEAINYANMVRSQPVTVDVKMAMWKKGLIVACCLLVVALLALACVLRYNSKRGKRENAAELSVKPSSPKSDDSLTVSLTHSTMEVYNPPEVGVDAAVSVWSERPVDPGSDGESSAASNNEPDVEYTEVVHRQPVDPARAPLRKGTETVYSEVQNSPTGAPGDHYDYGSVEYADLNGDQPEVNQALLEVNHQDHHDLPVPVE; encoded by the exons ATGTGGGAGCCCCAGCAGCCCTCTGTCAGGATGGTCACCCGACTACTACTGCTAACCTCCGCACTCCTCTCCACCT GTCAAGCGGCGGAATCTCCGGCAT TGTTCACAAGTGTCACCCTGACTCTCGAGCCCAGCAACGCCGTCTCCCAGGGTACCAACTTGACGGTACGCTGCAAGGCCTTGGTCAGCAGCTCTGGGTTCCTGAACCGTAAATACACCATCTACAAGGACAACACCGTGGTGTACACGGAGAGCATCACCACCGCAGAGGACCTCATCTACTCTCTCCGCATGGCCAGAGTGGCCAACACTGGGAAGTACAAATGCAAGGTGAACATACCGGGCAAGGAGCTAAGCAGCAGCTCTGAGAAACTGACTGTGACAG GCCTGCAGACGCCAGTCCTCAGCGTCGACAAGCGGGTGTTcagcgagggagaggaggtgacCGTTGGGTGTAAGGCCCCTGGGGAGTCCGGCGTTATCGTCTTCTACTTCTACAAGGACTCCAAGGAACTCTATGAGGAGAGGGTCGACGCCAACCAT GTGGAGACTAGGCTGCGATTCAACAACGCTGGCGACCACAGGCTACACTGTGACTACAGGGTCATACTCCTGACAGACTCGGTCCCGTCCAATGCCAGCAACAATGTGGTGGTCACTGTAAAAG AGCTGTTCATCACACCTATAATCTCTGTCCGACCACACGGATCAATGATCATCGAAGGGGACAATCTGGACATCTCCTGCGGTGTCAGTGGTAACCTCCAGAACAGCTCTGGGCTCAAAGTCTTCCTGTCCAAGGGACCGACTCTGCTGAGTTCTGGTCAAAGTAAAGCCAACCACAGCATGAGAGCACTGGCCGAGCACTCTGGGGAGTTTCAGTGCTCTCTGGAGGTGGGAAATGTGGTCAAGCGAGCGACGGAAAACGTGAGGATTACAG AACTGTTTTCCCAGCCAGTTCTGACCATGTATCCGACAGAGGTCTTTGAAAGGGAGAAAATCACGTTAACCTGCAAGAGTACCAACTACTCCTCTGACAGAATCAGCGCTTCGGATGTGAAATACTCCATTTACAAGGACAATTACACACTGACGCCAGGCAGCTTCAATGGGATATACGTTGTCCCCGGGGTGGTACCGAACTCGAGTGGGATTTATTCATGTAAAGCAGATGCCAGGATGATCTCCAAGTACAGTGCAAAGCTGCCTGTCCAGGCAAAAG TTCTTGTCAGTAAACCGGAGATAACGGCCATTGGCAGAGTGATCGTGGGAAAGCCCTTCCAGGTGCGCTGTCACTCAGACCGAGGCAGCCTACCCATCGAGTACACCTTGTGGAAGAAGTATTCTGAGGTTAACTCGACCACCGTGCAGCAGCCGCACCATCAGGCCATCTTCACTGTCACCGTCCAGCACTACAGCGACATGCAGGACTATAAATGCGAGGCGCGGAATAACCCCAAAATCGACACGGTGGTCAGCAACAAACTCAACACCACAGTCATAG tgCCTCTGTCCAATCCAGGACTCAGCGTCGTCCCAGACCTGTTGGAGGTCACCGAGGGAAATGAGATGTACCTGATCTGTGGGGTGGAAGGTTCCCCGCCCGTCACCTTTAAGTGGTACCGACGTGGGAACGTCCAGCCGCTGTTCATCACCACCTCAATCCAATCCAGCGCGTCCCACCTGATCAAGGGAGTGGGGAACGAGGACAGTGGCACCTACTACTGCGAGGCTATCAACTACGCTAACATGGTCCGGAGTCAGCCAGTCACCGTAGATG tgaaAATGGCAATGTGGAAGAAAGGTTTGATCGTGGCCTGCTGTCTGCTAGTGGTGGCTCTCCTAGCCCTCGCCTGCGTGCTGCGCTACAATTccaagagag GTAAACGAGAAAACGCAGCTGAACTGTCAGT AAAGCCTTCGAGCCCTAAATCAGATGACTCTCTAACAGTGAGTCTTACCCACAGCACTATGGAGGTTTATAACCCGCCCGAAG TTGGAGTGGATGCTGCTGTAAGTGTCTGGAGCGAGAGGCCGGTAGACCCAG GCAGTGACGGGGAGAGCAGTGCAGCGTCCAATAATGAGCCTGATGTGGAGTACACGGAAGTGGTACACCGTCAACCAGTGGACCCTGCCAGAG CTCCCCTGAGAAAAGGCACAGAAACGGTGTACAGTGAAGTCCAGAACTCCCCAACAG GTGCACCTGGTGACCATTATGACTAT GGTTCAGTGGAGTACGCCGATCTCAACGGTGACCAACCGGAGGTCAACCAGGCCCTGCTGGAGGTCAATCACCAGGACCACCATGACCTCCCAGTGCCTGTGGAGTAA
- the pecam1b gene encoding platelet endothelial cell adhesion molecule isoform X5, with protein sequence MWEPQQPSVRMVTRLLLLTSALLSTCQAAESPALFTSVTLTLEPSNAVSQGTNLTVRCKALVSSSGFLNRKYTIYKDNTVVYTESITTAEDLIYSLRMARVANTGKYKCKVNIPGKELSSSSEKLTVTGLQTPVLSVDKRVFSEGEEVTVGCKAPGESGVIVFYFYKDSKELYEERVDANHVETRLRFNNAGDHRLHCDYRVILLTDSVPSNASNNVVVTVKELFITPIISVRPHGSMIIEGDNLDISCGVSGNLQNSSGLKVFLSKGPTLLSSGQSKANHSMRALAEHSGEFQCSLEVGNVVKRATENVRITELFSQPVLTMYPTEVFEREKITLTCKSTNYSSDRISASDVKYSIYKDNYTLTPGSFNGIYVVPGVVPNSSGIYSCKADARMISKYSAKLPVQAKVLVSKPEITAIGRVIVGKPFQVRCHSDRGSLPIEYTLWKKYSEVNSTTVQQPHHQAIFTVTVQHYSDMQDYKCEARNNPKIDTVVSNKLNTTVIVPLSNPGLSVVPDLLEVTEGNEMYLICGVEGSPPVTFKWYRRGNVQPLFITTSIQSSASHLIKGVGNEDSGTYYCEAINYANMVRSQPVTVDVGVDAAVSVWSERPVDPGSDGESSAASNNEPDVEYTEVVHRQPVDPARAPLRKGTETVYSEVQNSPTGAPGDHYDYQGSVEYADLNGDQPEVNQALLEVNHQDHHDLPVPVE encoded by the exons ATGTGGGAGCCCCAGCAGCCCTCTGTCAGGATGGTCACCCGACTACTACTGCTAACCTCCGCACTCCTCTCCACCT GTCAAGCGGCGGAATCTCCGGCAT TGTTCACAAGTGTCACCCTGACTCTCGAGCCCAGCAACGCCGTCTCCCAGGGTACCAACTTGACGGTACGCTGCAAGGCCTTGGTCAGCAGCTCTGGGTTCCTGAACCGTAAATACACCATCTACAAGGACAACACCGTGGTGTACACGGAGAGCATCACCACCGCAGAGGACCTCATCTACTCTCTCCGCATGGCCAGAGTGGCCAACACTGGGAAGTACAAATGCAAGGTGAACATACCGGGCAAGGAGCTAAGCAGCAGCTCTGAGAAACTGACTGTGACAG GCCTGCAGACGCCAGTCCTCAGCGTCGACAAGCGGGTGTTcagcgagggagaggaggtgacCGTTGGGTGTAAGGCCCCTGGGGAGTCCGGCGTTATCGTCTTCTACTTCTACAAGGACTCCAAGGAACTCTATGAGGAGAGGGTCGACGCCAACCAT GTGGAGACTAGGCTGCGATTCAACAACGCTGGCGACCACAGGCTACACTGTGACTACAGGGTCATACTCCTGACAGACTCGGTCCCGTCCAATGCCAGCAACAATGTGGTGGTCACTGTAAAAG AGCTGTTCATCACACCTATAATCTCTGTCCGACCACACGGATCAATGATCATCGAAGGGGACAATCTGGACATCTCCTGCGGTGTCAGTGGTAACCTCCAGAACAGCTCTGGGCTCAAAGTCTTCCTGTCCAAGGGACCGACTCTGCTGAGTTCTGGTCAAAGTAAAGCCAACCACAGCATGAGAGCACTGGCCGAGCACTCTGGGGAGTTTCAGTGCTCTCTGGAGGTGGGAAATGTGGTCAAGCGAGCGACGGAAAACGTGAGGATTACAG AACTGTTTTCCCAGCCAGTTCTGACCATGTATCCGACAGAGGTCTTTGAAAGGGAGAAAATCACGTTAACCTGCAAGAGTACCAACTACTCCTCTGACAGAATCAGCGCTTCGGATGTGAAATACTCCATTTACAAGGACAATTACACACTGACGCCAGGCAGCTTCAATGGGATATACGTTGTCCCCGGGGTGGTACCGAACTCGAGTGGGATTTATTCATGTAAAGCAGATGCCAGGATGATCTCCAAGTACAGTGCAAAGCTGCCTGTCCAGGCAAAAG TTCTTGTCAGTAAACCGGAGATAACGGCCATTGGCAGAGTGATCGTGGGAAAGCCCTTCCAGGTGCGCTGTCACTCAGACCGAGGCAGCCTACCCATCGAGTACACCTTGTGGAAGAAGTATTCTGAGGTTAACTCGACCACCGTGCAGCAGCCGCACCATCAGGCCATCTTCACTGTCACCGTCCAGCACTACAGCGACATGCAGGACTATAAATGCGAGGCGCGGAATAACCCCAAAATCGACACGGTGGTCAGCAACAAACTCAACACCACAGTCATAG tgCCTCTGTCCAATCCAGGACTCAGCGTCGTCCCAGACCTGTTGGAGGTCACCGAGGGAAATGAGATGTACCTGATCTGTGGGGTGGAAGGTTCCCCGCCCGTCACCTTTAAGTGGTACCGACGTGGGAACGTCCAGCCGCTGTTCATCACCACCTCAATCCAATCCAGCGCGTCCCACCTGATCAAGGGAGTGGGGAACGAGGACAGTGGCACCTACTACTGCGAGGCTATCAACTACGCTAACATGGTCCGGAGTCAGCCAGTCACCGTAGATG TTGGAGTGGATGCTGCTGTAAGTGTCTGGAGCGAGAGGCCGGTAGACCCAG GCAGTGACGGGGAGAGCAGTGCAGCGTCCAATAATGAGCCTGATGTGGAGTACACGGAAGTGGTACACCGTCAACCAGTGGACCCTGCCAGAG CTCCCCTGAGAAAAGGCACAGAAACGGTGTACAGTGAAGTCCAGAACTCCCCAACAG GTGCACCTGGTGACCATTATGACTAT CAGGGTTCAGTGGAGTACGCCGATCTCAACGGTGACCAACCGGAGGTCAACCAGGCCCTGCTGGAGGTCAATCACCAGGACCACCATGACCTCCCAGTGCCTGTGGAGTAA
- the pecam1b gene encoding platelet endothelial cell adhesion molecule isoform X3: MWEPQQPSVRMVTRLLLLTSALLSTCQAAESPALFTSVTLTLEPSNAVSQGTNLTVRCKALVSSSGFLNRKYTIYKDNTVVYTESITTAEDLIYSLRMARVANTGKYKCKVNIPGKELSSSSEKLTVTGLQTPVLSVDKRVFSEGEEVTVGCKAPGESGVIVFYFYKDSKELYEERVDANHVETRLRFNNAGDHRLHCDYRVILLTDSVPSNASNNVVVTVKELFITPIISVRPHGSMIIEGDNLDISCGVSGNLQNSSGLKVFLSKGPTLLSSGQSKANHSMRALAEHSGEFQCSLEVGNVVKRATENVRITELFSQPVLTMYPTEVFEREKITLTCKSTNYSSDRISASDVKYSIYKDNYTLTPGSFNGIYVVPGVVPNSSGIYSCKADARMISKYSAKLPVQAKVLVSKPEITAIGRVIVGKPFQVRCHSDRGSLPIEYTLWKKYSEVNSTTVQQPHHQAIFTVTVQHYSDMQDYKCEARNNPKIDTVVSNKLNTTVIVPLSNPGLSVVPDLLEVTEGNEMYLICGVEGSPPVTFKWYRRGNVQPLFITTSIQSSASHLIKGVGNEDSGTYYCEAINYANMVRSQPVTVDVKMAMWKKGLIVACCLLVVALLALACVLRYNSKRVGVDAAVSVWSERPVDPGSDGESSAASNNEPDVEYTEVVHRQPVDPARAPLRKGTETVYSEVQNSPTGAPGDHYDYQGSVEYADLNGDQPEVNQALLEVNHQDHHDLPVPVE, encoded by the exons ATGTGGGAGCCCCAGCAGCCCTCTGTCAGGATGGTCACCCGACTACTACTGCTAACCTCCGCACTCCTCTCCACCT GTCAAGCGGCGGAATCTCCGGCAT TGTTCACAAGTGTCACCCTGACTCTCGAGCCCAGCAACGCCGTCTCCCAGGGTACCAACTTGACGGTACGCTGCAAGGCCTTGGTCAGCAGCTCTGGGTTCCTGAACCGTAAATACACCATCTACAAGGACAACACCGTGGTGTACACGGAGAGCATCACCACCGCAGAGGACCTCATCTACTCTCTCCGCATGGCCAGAGTGGCCAACACTGGGAAGTACAAATGCAAGGTGAACATACCGGGCAAGGAGCTAAGCAGCAGCTCTGAGAAACTGACTGTGACAG GCCTGCAGACGCCAGTCCTCAGCGTCGACAAGCGGGTGTTcagcgagggagaggaggtgacCGTTGGGTGTAAGGCCCCTGGGGAGTCCGGCGTTATCGTCTTCTACTTCTACAAGGACTCCAAGGAACTCTATGAGGAGAGGGTCGACGCCAACCAT GTGGAGACTAGGCTGCGATTCAACAACGCTGGCGACCACAGGCTACACTGTGACTACAGGGTCATACTCCTGACAGACTCGGTCCCGTCCAATGCCAGCAACAATGTGGTGGTCACTGTAAAAG AGCTGTTCATCACACCTATAATCTCTGTCCGACCACACGGATCAATGATCATCGAAGGGGACAATCTGGACATCTCCTGCGGTGTCAGTGGTAACCTCCAGAACAGCTCTGGGCTCAAAGTCTTCCTGTCCAAGGGACCGACTCTGCTGAGTTCTGGTCAAAGTAAAGCCAACCACAGCATGAGAGCACTGGCCGAGCACTCTGGGGAGTTTCAGTGCTCTCTGGAGGTGGGAAATGTGGTCAAGCGAGCGACGGAAAACGTGAGGATTACAG AACTGTTTTCCCAGCCAGTTCTGACCATGTATCCGACAGAGGTCTTTGAAAGGGAGAAAATCACGTTAACCTGCAAGAGTACCAACTACTCCTCTGACAGAATCAGCGCTTCGGATGTGAAATACTCCATTTACAAGGACAATTACACACTGACGCCAGGCAGCTTCAATGGGATATACGTTGTCCCCGGGGTGGTACCGAACTCGAGTGGGATTTATTCATGTAAAGCAGATGCCAGGATGATCTCCAAGTACAGTGCAAAGCTGCCTGTCCAGGCAAAAG TTCTTGTCAGTAAACCGGAGATAACGGCCATTGGCAGAGTGATCGTGGGAAAGCCCTTCCAGGTGCGCTGTCACTCAGACCGAGGCAGCCTACCCATCGAGTACACCTTGTGGAAGAAGTATTCTGAGGTTAACTCGACCACCGTGCAGCAGCCGCACCATCAGGCCATCTTCACTGTCACCGTCCAGCACTACAGCGACATGCAGGACTATAAATGCGAGGCGCGGAATAACCCCAAAATCGACACGGTGGTCAGCAACAAACTCAACACCACAGTCATAG tgCCTCTGTCCAATCCAGGACTCAGCGTCGTCCCAGACCTGTTGGAGGTCACCGAGGGAAATGAGATGTACCTGATCTGTGGGGTGGAAGGTTCCCCGCCCGTCACCTTTAAGTGGTACCGACGTGGGAACGTCCAGCCGCTGTTCATCACCACCTCAATCCAATCCAGCGCGTCCCACCTGATCAAGGGAGTGGGGAACGAGGACAGTGGCACCTACTACTGCGAGGCTATCAACTACGCTAACATGGTCCGGAGTCAGCCAGTCACCGTAGATG tgaaAATGGCAATGTGGAAGAAAGGTTTGATCGTGGCCTGCTGTCTGCTAGTGGTGGCTCTCCTAGCCCTCGCCTGCGTGCTGCGCTACAATTccaagagag TTGGAGTGGATGCTGCTGTAAGTGTCTGGAGCGAGAGGCCGGTAGACCCAG GCAGTGACGGGGAGAGCAGTGCAGCGTCCAATAATGAGCCTGATGTGGAGTACACGGAAGTGGTACACCGTCAACCAGTGGACCCTGCCAGAG CTCCCCTGAGAAAAGGCACAGAAACGGTGTACAGTGAAGTCCAGAACTCCCCAACAG GTGCACCTGGTGACCATTATGACTAT CAGGGTTCAGTGGAGTACGCCGATCTCAACGGTGACCAACCGGAGGTCAACCAGGCCCTGCTGGAGGTCAATCACCAGGACCACCATGACCTCCCAGTGCCTGTGGAGTAA
- the pecam1b gene encoding platelet endothelial cell adhesion molecule isoform X1: protein MWEPQQPSVRMVTRLLLLTSALLSTCQAAESPALFTSVTLTLEPSNAVSQGTNLTVRCKALVSSSGFLNRKYTIYKDNTVVYTESITTAEDLIYSLRMARVANTGKYKCKVNIPGKELSSSSEKLTVTGLQTPVLSVDKRVFSEGEEVTVGCKAPGESGVIVFYFYKDSKELYEERVDANHVETRLRFNNAGDHRLHCDYRVILLTDSVPSNASNNVVVTVKELFITPIISVRPHGSMIIEGDNLDISCGVSGNLQNSSGLKVFLSKGPTLLSSGQSKANHSMRALAEHSGEFQCSLEVGNVVKRATENVRITELFSQPVLTMYPTEVFEREKITLTCKSTNYSSDRISASDVKYSIYKDNYTLTPGSFNGIYVVPGVVPNSSGIYSCKADARMISKYSAKLPVQAKVLVSKPEITAIGRVIVGKPFQVRCHSDRGSLPIEYTLWKKYSEVNSTTVQQPHHQAIFTVTVQHYSDMQDYKCEARNNPKIDTVVSNKLNTTVIVPLSNPGLSVVPDLLEVTEGNEMYLICGVEGSPPVTFKWYRRGNVQPLFITTSIQSSASHLIKGVGNEDSGTYYCEAINYANMVRSQPVTVDVKMAMWKKGLIVACCLLVVALLALACVLRYNSKRGKRENAAELSVKPSSPKSDDSLTVSLTHSTMEVYNPPEVGVDAAVSVWSERPVDPGSDGESSAASNNEPDVEYTEVVHRQPVDPARAPLRKGTETVYSEVQNSPTGAPGDHYDYQGSVEYADLNGDQPEVNQALLEVNHQDHHDLPVPVE from the exons ATGTGGGAGCCCCAGCAGCCCTCTGTCAGGATGGTCACCCGACTACTACTGCTAACCTCCGCACTCCTCTCCACCT GTCAAGCGGCGGAATCTCCGGCAT TGTTCACAAGTGTCACCCTGACTCTCGAGCCCAGCAACGCCGTCTCCCAGGGTACCAACTTGACGGTACGCTGCAAGGCCTTGGTCAGCAGCTCTGGGTTCCTGAACCGTAAATACACCATCTACAAGGACAACACCGTGGTGTACACGGAGAGCATCACCACCGCAGAGGACCTCATCTACTCTCTCCGCATGGCCAGAGTGGCCAACACTGGGAAGTACAAATGCAAGGTGAACATACCGGGCAAGGAGCTAAGCAGCAGCTCTGAGAAACTGACTGTGACAG GCCTGCAGACGCCAGTCCTCAGCGTCGACAAGCGGGTGTTcagcgagggagaggaggtgacCGTTGGGTGTAAGGCCCCTGGGGAGTCCGGCGTTATCGTCTTCTACTTCTACAAGGACTCCAAGGAACTCTATGAGGAGAGGGTCGACGCCAACCAT GTGGAGACTAGGCTGCGATTCAACAACGCTGGCGACCACAGGCTACACTGTGACTACAGGGTCATACTCCTGACAGACTCGGTCCCGTCCAATGCCAGCAACAATGTGGTGGTCACTGTAAAAG AGCTGTTCATCACACCTATAATCTCTGTCCGACCACACGGATCAATGATCATCGAAGGGGACAATCTGGACATCTCCTGCGGTGTCAGTGGTAACCTCCAGAACAGCTCTGGGCTCAAAGTCTTCCTGTCCAAGGGACCGACTCTGCTGAGTTCTGGTCAAAGTAAAGCCAACCACAGCATGAGAGCACTGGCCGAGCACTCTGGGGAGTTTCAGTGCTCTCTGGAGGTGGGAAATGTGGTCAAGCGAGCGACGGAAAACGTGAGGATTACAG AACTGTTTTCCCAGCCAGTTCTGACCATGTATCCGACAGAGGTCTTTGAAAGGGAGAAAATCACGTTAACCTGCAAGAGTACCAACTACTCCTCTGACAGAATCAGCGCTTCGGATGTGAAATACTCCATTTACAAGGACAATTACACACTGACGCCAGGCAGCTTCAATGGGATATACGTTGTCCCCGGGGTGGTACCGAACTCGAGTGGGATTTATTCATGTAAAGCAGATGCCAGGATGATCTCCAAGTACAGTGCAAAGCTGCCTGTCCAGGCAAAAG TTCTTGTCAGTAAACCGGAGATAACGGCCATTGGCAGAGTGATCGTGGGAAAGCCCTTCCAGGTGCGCTGTCACTCAGACCGAGGCAGCCTACCCATCGAGTACACCTTGTGGAAGAAGTATTCTGAGGTTAACTCGACCACCGTGCAGCAGCCGCACCATCAGGCCATCTTCACTGTCACCGTCCAGCACTACAGCGACATGCAGGACTATAAATGCGAGGCGCGGAATAACCCCAAAATCGACACGGTGGTCAGCAACAAACTCAACACCACAGTCATAG tgCCTCTGTCCAATCCAGGACTCAGCGTCGTCCCAGACCTGTTGGAGGTCACCGAGGGAAATGAGATGTACCTGATCTGTGGGGTGGAAGGTTCCCCGCCCGTCACCTTTAAGTGGTACCGACGTGGGAACGTCCAGCCGCTGTTCATCACCACCTCAATCCAATCCAGCGCGTCCCACCTGATCAAGGGAGTGGGGAACGAGGACAGTGGCACCTACTACTGCGAGGCTATCAACTACGCTAACATGGTCCGGAGTCAGCCAGTCACCGTAGATG tgaaAATGGCAATGTGGAAGAAAGGTTTGATCGTGGCCTGCTGTCTGCTAGTGGTGGCTCTCCTAGCCCTCGCCTGCGTGCTGCGCTACAATTccaagagag GTAAACGAGAAAACGCAGCTGAACTGTCAGT AAAGCCTTCGAGCCCTAAATCAGATGACTCTCTAACAGTGAGTCTTACCCACAGCACTATGGAGGTTTATAACCCGCCCGAAG TTGGAGTGGATGCTGCTGTAAGTGTCTGGAGCGAGAGGCCGGTAGACCCAG GCAGTGACGGGGAGAGCAGTGCAGCGTCCAATAATGAGCCTGATGTGGAGTACACGGAAGTGGTACACCGTCAACCAGTGGACCCTGCCAGAG CTCCCCTGAGAAAAGGCACAGAAACGGTGTACAGTGAAGTCCAGAACTCCCCAACAG GTGCACCTGGTGACCATTATGACTAT CAGGGTTCAGTGGAGTACGCCGATCTCAACGGTGACCAACCGGAGGTCAACCAGGCCCTGCTGGAGGTCAATCACCAGGACCACCATGACCTCCCAGTGCCTGTGGAGTAA
- the pecam1b gene encoding platelet endothelial cell adhesion molecule isoform X9: MWEPQQPSVRMVTRLLLLTSALLSTCQAAESPALFTSVTLTLEPSNAVSQGTNLTVRCKALVSSSGFLNRKYTIYKDNTVVYTESITTAEDLIYSLRMARVANTGKYKCKVNIPGKELSSSSEKLTVTGLQTPVLSVDKRVFSEGEEVTVGCKAPGESGVIVFYFYKDSKELYEERVDANHVETRLRFNNAGDHRLHCDYRVILLTDSVPSNASNNVVVTVKELFITPIISVRPHGSMIIEGDNLDISCGVSGNLQNSSGLKVFLSKGPTLLSSGQSKANHSMRALAEHSGEFQCSLEVGNVVKRATENVRITELFSQPVLTMYPTEVFEREKITLTCKSTNYSSDRISASDVKYSIYKDNYTLTPGSFNGIYVVPGVVPNSSGIYSCKADARMISKYSAKLPVQAKVLVSKPEITAIGRVIVGKPFQVRCHSDRGSLPIEYTLWKKYSEVNSTTVQQPHHQAIFTVTVQHYSDMQDYKCEARNNPKIDTVVSNKLNTTVIVPLSNPGLSVVPDLLEVTEGNEMYLICGVEGSPPVTFKWYRRGNVQPLFITTSIQSSASHLIKGVGNEDSGTYYCEAINYANMVRSQPVTVDDAAPPFDGMEGRATNGTRDSVASLPAGISNRSSYSLPATV, translated from the exons ATGTGGGAGCCCCAGCAGCCCTCTGTCAGGATGGTCACCCGACTACTACTGCTAACCTCCGCACTCCTCTCCACCT GTCAAGCGGCGGAATCTCCGGCAT TGTTCACAAGTGTCACCCTGACTCTCGAGCCCAGCAACGCCGTCTCCCAGGGTACCAACTTGACGGTACGCTGCAAGGCCTTGGTCAGCAGCTCTGGGTTCCTGAACCGTAAATACACCATCTACAAGGACAACACCGTGGTGTACACGGAGAGCATCACCACCGCAGAGGACCTCATCTACTCTCTCCGCATGGCCAGAGTGGCCAACACTGGGAAGTACAAATGCAAGGTGAACATACCGGGCAAGGAGCTAAGCAGCAGCTCTGAGAAACTGACTGTGACAG GCCTGCAGACGCCAGTCCTCAGCGTCGACAAGCGGGTGTTcagcgagggagaggaggtgacCGTTGGGTGTAAGGCCCCTGGGGAGTCCGGCGTTATCGTCTTCTACTTCTACAAGGACTCCAAGGAACTCTATGAGGAGAGGGTCGACGCCAACCAT GTGGAGACTAGGCTGCGATTCAACAACGCTGGCGACCACAGGCTACACTGTGACTACAGGGTCATACTCCTGACAGACTCGGTCCCGTCCAATGCCAGCAACAATGTGGTGGTCACTGTAAAAG AGCTGTTCATCACACCTATAATCTCTGTCCGACCACACGGATCAATGATCATCGAAGGGGACAATCTGGACATCTCCTGCGGTGTCAGTGGTAACCTCCAGAACAGCTCTGGGCTCAAAGTCTTCCTGTCCAAGGGACCGACTCTGCTGAGTTCTGGTCAAAGTAAAGCCAACCACAGCATGAGAGCACTGGCCGAGCACTCTGGGGAGTTTCAGTGCTCTCTGGAGGTGGGAAATGTGGTCAAGCGAGCGACGGAAAACGTGAGGATTACAG AACTGTTTTCCCAGCCAGTTCTGACCATGTATCCGACAGAGGTCTTTGAAAGGGAGAAAATCACGTTAACCTGCAAGAGTACCAACTACTCCTCTGACAGAATCAGCGCTTCGGATGTGAAATACTCCATTTACAAGGACAATTACACACTGACGCCAGGCAGCTTCAATGGGATATACGTTGTCCCCGGGGTGGTACCGAACTCGAGTGGGATTTATTCATGTAAAGCAGATGCCAGGATGATCTCCAAGTACAGTGCAAAGCTGCCTGTCCAGGCAAAAG TTCTTGTCAGTAAACCGGAGATAACGGCCATTGGCAGAGTGATCGTGGGAAAGCCCTTCCAGGTGCGCTGTCACTCAGACCGAGGCAGCCTACCCATCGAGTACACCTTGTGGAAGAAGTATTCTGAGGTTAACTCGACCACCGTGCAGCAGCCGCACCATCAGGCCATCTTCACTGTCACCGTCCAGCACTACAGCGACATGCAGGACTATAAATGCGAGGCGCGGAATAACCCCAAAATCGACACGGTGGTCAGCAACAAACTCAACACCACAGTCATAG tgCCTCTGTCCAATCCAGGACTCAGCGTCGTCCCAGACCTGTTGGAGGTCACCGAGGGAAATGAGATGTACCTGATCTGTGGGGTGGAAGGTTCCCCGCCCGTCACCTTTAAGTGGTACCGACGTGGGAACGTCCAGCCGCTGTTCATCACCACCTCAATCCAATCCAGCGCGTCCCACCTGATCAAGGGAGTGGGGAACGAGGACAGTGGCACCTACTACTGCGAGGCTATCAACTACGCTAACATGGTCCGGAGTCAGCCAGTCACCGTAGATG ACGCAGCGCCACCCTTTGACGGCATGGAGGGGAGAGCGACCAATGGGACGCGAGATAGTGTGGCATCACTTCCTGCTGGCATCAGCAACAGGAGCAGCTACAGTCTCCCAGCAACAGTGTAG